The proteins below come from a single Terriglobia bacterium genomic window:
- the hemG gene encoding protoporphyrinogen oxidase — protein sequence MKRIAIIGGGTSGLSAAITLERARAAGAELEYAIFEAAPRLGGVLVTERVDDCLVEAGPDSFLTEKSWGLDFVRSLGLGDQLIGSNDPDRITYILVKGRLVPIPDGLMFMVPTKIAPILSTPLFSFRAKLRFAREYFQKPNARGGERDETVAELVERHFGPEMVERLADPLLAGVYGGAAADLSAAAVLPRFVEMERRYGSLSRGMLEARKQREQAVRTGASSARGAPRPLFTSLKNGMQQLVDTIVPQLAEGAARTGYKVVALGRHGTGSPARAGFARDGVSEKWIVAPEQGSMEEFDGVIMALPANQAGRLLERISAPLAEELQQVPYSSSMVVVCGYDQRDLASVPPGFGFLVPRSEGRSILACTFVHVKFPHRAPPGRGLVRCFIGGWGNEAVLDTPDDEVFAAVAKDLRDIVGITAAPRFARVYRWRGAMAQYVRGHLARVRRIEELRRGIPGLELAGNAYRGIGVPDCIASGQAAATALLANRNA from the coding sequence ATGAAGCGAATCGCAATCATCGGCGGCGGCACCAGCGGACTGAGCGCCGCGATCACGCTGGAGCGCGCGCGGGCTGCGGGCGCAGAACTCGAATACGCTATCTTCGAAGCCGCGCCGCGCCTGGGCGGCGTACTGGTCACGGAGCGCGTGGACGATTGCCTGGTCGAAGCCGGGCCTGATTCTTTCCTGACCGAAAAATCCTGGGGCCTGGATTTCGTGCGCTCGCTCGGGCTGGGCGACCAACTCATCGGCTCCAATGATCCCGATCGCATCACCTACATCCTCGTCAAGGGCCGGCTGGTCCCGATTCCCGACGGCCTGATGTTCATGGTGCCGACCAAGATCGCGCCCATCCTTTCGACGCCCCTGTTCTCCTTCCGCGCCAAGCTGCGCTTCGCCCGCGAATACTTCCAGAAACCCAATGCGCGCGGCGGCGAACGCGACGAAACCGTCGCCGAACTGGTGGAGCGCCACTTCGGCCCGGAGATGGTGGAGCGCCTGGCTGACCCGCTGCTGGCCGGCGTGTATGGCGGAGCGGCCGCCGACCTCAGCGCCGCCGCCGTGTTGCCGCGCTTTGTCGAGATGGAAAGGCGCTATGGCTCGCTCAGCCGCGGCATGCTCGAAGCGCGCAAGCAACGCGAGCAAGCCGTGCGCACCGGCGCGAGCAGCGCACGCGGGGCGCCGCGTCCGCTGTTTACCTCACTCAAGAATGGGATGCAGCAACTGGTGGACACCATTGTGCCCCAGCTCGCCGAGGGCGCCGCGCGCACCGGCTACAAGGTGGTCGCGCTCGGCCGCCACGGCACGGGGTCCCCAGCACGCGCCGGTTTTGCGCGTGATGGGGTGTCCGAGAAGTGGATCGTCGCCCCCGAGCAGGGCTCGATGGAAGAATTCGACGGGGTCATCATGGCGCTTCCGGCCAACCAGGCGGGACGCCTGCTGGAAAGAATCAGCGCGCCGCTGGCGGAGGAGTTGCAGCAGGTTCCCTACAGTTCCTCGATGGTCGTGGTCTGCGGCTACGACCAGCGCGATCTCGCCTCCGTGCCGCCGGGATTCGGGTTTCTGGTTCCACGCAGCGAGGGCCGCAGCATCCTGGCCTGCACCTTCGTGCACGTGAAGTTTCCGCACCGCGCGCCGCCCGGCCGCGGCCTGGTGCGCTGCTTTATCGGCGGCTGGGGAAACGAGGCGGTGCTCGACACGCCCGACGATGAAGTGTTCGCCGCCGTCGCCAAGGACCTGCGTGACATCGTCGGCATTACCGCCGCGCCCCGCTTCGCGCGCGTGTACCGCTGGCGCGGCGCCATGGCGCAGTACGTCCGCGGCCACCTGGCGCGGGTGCGGCGGATTGAAGAATTGCGGCGCGGGATTCCGGGGCTGGAGCTGGCGGGAAACGCCTATCGCGGCATCGGGGTTCCGGACTGCATTGCGTCGGGACAGGCGGCGGCGACAGCGCTGCTGGCCAATCGCAACGCCTGA
- a CDS encoding cytidylate kinase-like family protein yields MAIITISRGSFSGGKMLAEALARRLGYRYIDRNQVIRKAAEWGVSQDDLRTAIEKPPSFFGQSQHTKYIYLAFIQAALAEDVRHGDAIYHGLAGHLLLGKGLHILRTRIIAPMEFRIAQVQERMNLKRKEAVEYIETVDADRRKWTRFLYGVDWADASLYDVVLNLEQMSIEEACEGICALAESKSFQPTAETQAAIEDLALASCVKANLAMNPATCDLQFEVVARSGSVSVKGDIDTPGQAKKIRAFVEAIPGVSKLNLEELALTNRL; encoded by the coding sequence GTGGCAATCATCACCATATCGAGAGGATCGTTTAGCGGCGGCAAGATGCTGGCCGAGGCTCTCGCCCGCAGGCTCGGATACCGCTACATTGATCGCAACCAGGTGATCCGCAAGGCGGCGGAATGGGGCGTGTCGCAGGACGATCTGCGGACAGCCATCGAAAAGCCGCCCAGCTTTTTCGGCCAGTCGCAGCACACCAAGTACATTTACCTGGCCTTCATCCAGGCGGCGCTGGCCGAGGACGTCCGGCACGGCGACGCCATCTACCACGGTCTCGCCGGCCATCTTCTCCTCGGCAAGGGACTGCACATTCTGCGCACGCGCATCATTGCGCCGATGGAATTCCGTATCGCCCAGGTGCAGGAGCGCATGAACTTGAAACGCAAGGAAGCGGTCGAGTACATCGAAACCGTCGACGCCGACCGGCGCAAGTGGACGCGCTTCCTCTATGGCGTGGATTGGGCTGACGCTTCGCTCTACGACGTGGTGCTCAACCTGGAGCAGATGAGCATCGAGGAAGCTTGCGAGGGCATCTGTGCCCTGGCGGAGTCGAAGAGCTTTCAGCCCACGGCCGAGACGCAGGCGGCGATCGAGGACCTGGCGCTGGCCAGCTGCGTCAAGGCCAACCTGGCGATGAATCCGGCTACCTGCGACCTGCAGTTTGAGGTGGTGGCGCGCAGCGGCTCGGTGTCGGTCAAGGGCGACATTGACACGCCGGGGCAGGCAAAGAAGATCCGCGCCTTCGTGGAAGCGATCCCTGGCGTGAGCAAGCTGAACCTGGAAGAGCTGGCACTGACCAACCGGCTTTGA